The genomic window GagggcgcggcgcggcgcggccgggAGGGGCGGCCGGGCTGCCGCTCGGAGCGGGGGGGGAAGCGCGGCCCGGGCCCGGGCGCTGGGCCCGGCGGTGCCGCCGCGCATGTGCGGGGCTGGGCCGAggcggggggggcgcggggcccgggggcgggagcggcggggggaAGGTGGTGGGTGCCGGGAGGTGGAGGCTGacgtgtgcgtgtgtgtgtgtgtatgtctgtCCCCCGCAGAGGATGAGATGTTCTCGGACATCTACAAGATCCGGGAGGTGGCGGACGGCCTGTGCCTGGAAGTGGAGGGGAAGGTGAGTGCCCGCCCGCCccgagggagggaggaagggacgCCGCGGTGACTCACGGCCGGTGGGGAGTGGGGGTGGCATCCCTGCGAAGGGCccgaggagggagagagagaagggaagacCAGTGCCTGTTGCTGCCGCGGGTGGTGCCTAAGAGAGCCCGGGTCAGCTAGGGTAGAGTGTGATGGAGTTTGGGTTAGGCACGGGAGGGGGGGTCATGCTTGGGAgccatagaatcatggaatggtttggggtggaatggaccttgaagatcatccagttccaacctccctgccatgggcagggataccttctactagatcaggttgctcaaagccccatccaacctggccttgaacacttctagagatggggcatccacagcttctttgggcagcctctgccagtgcctctcatgtaaagaatttcttcctgatagctaatctaaacctactctctttcaatttgaagccattcccccttctcGTGTCCCTGGGAAAATCAGTACTCAAGCTGCAGCCAGGTTCCTTGCACTGAACTGTGTCTCTGGAGTTGTGCCCTGCTGTCAGGTCATAGGTGTGTAAGAGCAGTAGCATTAAGGTTTTTTGCAGAGCCGTTAAGTTTTTTGATGTCTCTAAATCTAGATGGTCACCAGGACAGAGGGTCAAATTGATGACTCTCTAATTGGTGGCAATGCCTCTGCTGAAGGTCCTGAGGGAGATGGAACAGAAGCCACGGTCATAACTGGTGTTGACATAGTAATTAACCACCACCTTCAGGAGACCAGCTTCACAAAAGAATCCTACAAGAAGTACATCAAGGATTACATGAAAGCGTAAGTGTTGGaaggcttttcctttcagtgGGATGGCAGTGGTTTTACGTGCTTGAGACTATAAAAACAGCACTGGGTTTATTCATAGTAGGTGTTGGTTCTGATACGGGTGTGAAACTGGCTGTGAACTTCAGTAATGTCTTAATGCTTGGTAGAACTGGAGCCCTGAAGAATGGGTGCTGGAATATCTATGTTTATCTTGGCTGAGGTAGAGGACTTACTTATGTGCTTTGGATCTTATTTGTAaccttgctgttttctttcatatttctcCATGCCAAACCTTCATGTGGAAGGGACTGaggtggtaaaaaaaaaaagcttcctgaAGCTTTTCTAGCATGACAATGTGCAAATGGGACTTTTTGCTAGTTCAAGGTGTAATTTCTGTTGCTTGCGGTTCAGTGGGGTTAATACTGATGGTGAAAATGCTTTGTGACACAGATAGGTGACACTCTTGGTGCTGTGGAAGAGGCTTGCtgatttttgctgatttttgccttttttattagCCTAGTAGTATAATGAGCTTGGTAGGAATGGCAGGCACTGTTTTGTGATTTCACTtgcaaaatttaattaaaatctggGGGCTTTGAGAAGGAGTGGGGGGAAAGGCAGCAAAATCAAAATTTGATAGGTAGCAACTTTTTCTGCTATGACACCCTGCCAGACAGTGAAGTTATTTAACTAAACATGTTTtcagaggtttgtttttttttttttttccccttccagaaTCAAAGCCAGACTTGAGGAGCACAAGCCAGAGAGAGTAAAGCCTTTCATGACAGGGGCTGCAgaacaaataaaacacatcCTTGCCAACTTCAAAAACTACCAGGTAACTTATGTTTCCTTAACAGCAGTATTGATAAGCTGTAATTGGTTCATTTGCTGTACTGATTTGGATAATTTTGGGGGCTCCTGTTGTGAGGATGCTAACCTGACCTTTTCTGAGAGTATTAGGGGCCCTGAGAGTCAGGGAGGAGAAACAGCCAAAGACTTTTAGGTGTTTGGGGATCTAATTTCAGCTGGTAATGCTTGTAGTTATCTGCATTTGTTGTTAGGGCAATTTAGGGACTGTGGAGTTAGACTTGAAAGGTGGATACTTTGGCCCTTGCTGTGTCTTACTCTTTTCACAGCAGCATGGTAAAattagagaatcacagaatgctttgggttgaaAAGCAGCATTGAGTTCCAATCCcttgccatgtgcagggacaccttccactagatcaggttgctcaaagccccatccaacctggcccgtgagcacttccagagatggggcatccacagcttctctggtcaGCCTGTGCCaatgtctcaccaccctcacagtaaattatttcttcctaatatgtAATCTAAATCTGCCCTCTTTTGAGTTCAAAGCCAATCCCTGTTGTCCTATTGCAACATGCCTctgtcaaaagtccctctccagattttttttgtagccccttttaggtactggaagcTGCTGTAAGATCTCCCTGGAGTCTCCAGGGGTGAACagtcccaactctctcagcctctcctcataggagaggtgctccaggcctCTGACCATCTTAGTGGCCCATCTGGGCTTGGTCCAGCACATCTTTCTTATGTTGGGGTCCCAGCTCCAGAGCtagatgcagcactccaggtgatgtctcagcagagcagaacagaTATCACCTCCCTTGGCCTGCTGGTCACTCCTCTCCTGATACATTTGGGTTTCTGGGGTGCAAGCTCACAGGGCTGGGTTACGCTGAGTTGTTGTCAGCCAACACCCCAAGTCTTTCTCCTGAGAGCTGCTCTCAATCTGTTCTCAagcccagcctgtatttgtgcgTGGGATTGCCATCACCCAGGTGTAGGATCTTGCACTTGGCCTTTTGAACTTCACAAGGTTCCCTTGGacccacctctccagcctgtctaGGTCCCTCTGGGTGGCATCCCTTTCTTCTGGTGTGTCATCCATGGTGGTATGGAGATGGAcaagctgcagagaaggaaaCTCCTTGTGGCTGGTCAAAGACTTTTAAAAGGAAGACTTTTAAACTGAGCTTGGTGGTGTTGAATTGTTCATGTgtaaaaaggcattttctccTGATAATAGCTGATTAAATGTCTCAGTAACACATTCCTCTGAAGTTCTTTGTAGGAGAGAACATGAATCCAGATGGAATGGTGGCTCTCCTGGATTTCCGTGAGGACGGTGTGACCCCATATATGATTTTCTTTAAGGACGGCTTAGAAATTGAGAAATGTGTAAGTACTGACCTGACCTGGGTGAATGTGCCCAAGTACATGGTGAGCTCCTTCATCACTCGTTCTCCTGTACCCCTGTTAAAGTGAACAGTAGCTGCCAGTTAAAAAACAGTGTAAGCACAGCATGATGGGTGCTTCATATTATATAAAGGGCCTGAAACTTATGAGTACTATTCAGTTGTACTGAAAGGGGATGTAGTGTCACTGCAGTGACTCATGGTGACTTAATGGCTAAGAAATGCAGAAGGGATTGCCCTGGTGAGATGTGTGTAATTGGGAATGGGTTTAAACTATTACCTTAAAGAGAAGGTTCTCTGAAATGGAGCACTTCTACTTTGGATCCCTTTTGTGGGGGTTAATTGTGAAGTACCTTGCATGGTCATGTCCCATCTTCTTTCACTTAATCTGATGGCCTGCTACAAGAACTGTCAGTTTAAATATTGCTCTAAATTTGGGAACACAGTAATATGTGACCAAGTACTTAACCTTACTCTCTCTGGAATCTCCAACTACCTGAACTCAGGACAGCTCCTGTGGTTTGCTTTAACTATTCTGTATTGGAATATGGTTGCCACAAGACAGTATTTGGGTCCCAGCACTTGTGGGTTTTTGGCTTGTTTGGAGACCTGTGGAATTCACTGCAGTGTGGGATCACCAGTTGCTTTGCCCAGTCATTGTGGACATGTGAAGTCTGTTTACAGACAGCTAAATTTATCTGTAAAGGCTCTTACAGGCTTTCTGGTATGCAAATCATCTAAAGATGAGCCAGATTCTGGAGTGGAGCAGTAGCCCAACTAAATGAATACTTTAACTGGCAGACAGACACAGCACTTCCCACAGCCTGATGGAGGGGTGATGTCTGTCCTGGCCCTGGAAGAGGTGATGATCTGGAAGGTACCTCCTGGGAGCAGAAGCTTCTGTGCATCTCCTCTACAGGGGCACACCTTTTGGATGTGTTGTTTGGGTAACTCCATCTACTTCAAGGTGGAGTGAAAGAACAGTAGCAGGGTGTTCCCATGTGCAGTAAAACCTGCTTCAGCTTCTTGGTGCAGCTGTTTTCAGAGACAGCATGTACATTGTAAGCTCTGGTACTTGTTTTGGATGTGCTCTTACTTGAGAGGAAATCTGAACCTTGGCGTGTCAAGCAGGAAGGGTGTGAATGAGTGTTCCACCTGGCTTGCTCAGCAGCTGGTGGGTGCCAGTTGCTTTGTACAGTTGTAAAAATGATCAGCATCCTCTGATAGACCATGGGCACTTTTCCTGTTGCTCCCTGGTTTGCACTAAGATGCAAAAATAACTTCCTTGCGCTTTCTGCCTGCCTGACTGTGGCAGCCCAGATTGAATTAGAGAATACATGAATAAGTTACAGAAGCTTACTGTGACTGTCATGACCTTCAGCTAACACTTGCCACTCTTGTTTCAGTAACAAATCAAACAGTATGGTTTTGGATCACTTGTCTTCATAGCTGGCTGCTGTTTCTTCTTCATCGGCACAACACCAGGAATCAGCAATGTCTAACAACTGGACTGATGTCATCTTGAGCTTTATTCACTTATTTTGACCCTGATTTGGAGTGGAggcattgtttaaaaaaaaaaaagaaaaaacatctatCATGTAGGTTGTCTAAAATAAAACTCATTTAAACCCATTCTAGGTGATGTCTGTTGGTTTGATGTGTGTCTCAAGGTGACTCGAAGGAGAGGTTGCACCAAGGATTGGGTGCTGTCAGTAGCAGAGCTGGTGCCAGTGCCCTGCAACTGGACTGTTTCCAGACAGATTTCACTGTTTGCCTGTGGCACTGGAGTGCAAAAGCAGGTTGAGGTCAGTAAGGCAAAGTCCAAGAAATGTCATAATGGAGTGGACCACCTTCATTGTTTGTGATTGTGCAGAGACTTACCTCTGGAAGAGATAAGAAATgaataatgaaaacatcccaGAATGGAATATGTGCCACTAAAGCTGAGGGctggctgagctgctttgtCAGACAAGTGTACTTGAGTCTCTCCTGAGTTATAGTATGTCTCCAAGATCAAGGGAGAAGGCTGAATAGGGACACTGTGGAGAGAGGGTGAAATGGCTGttttccagcacagcctggctgtggtACTTTgtatttgagagctgttgaggGAGCATATTAACTAGAATTTAGTCAAGTAGCAGGATTTTTATGTGCTTGGCCTCTTGGAGAGAGAGATTGGAATGGCCTAGCTGTGCCCTAGACTTCCTGCAAACTGGTTGAATGTCTGTGCTTGAGAAGTGTTACTTGCTGTTCCTGCCGTGTTCCTTGTCAGGGAATGCATCTGTTTGACAGACCTGGAGCAAACACTGTTGCTTCTCTGGTTCTCTCTGAGATGCAACAGTAACAGGTTCCTTGCGCTTTCTGCCTGTCTGACCTGGTGGCAGTTTGGATTGAATAAAGGAACACAAATTTCCTCAGAGCCCCACCTGGAGCAAGTAAGTGGGTGTCTGTTGCTGCTGTGTGCCTGACCAGGGATGTTGCCTTGGACTGGTAATCATTAactttcttcctgctgcagtgaTGGCAGAGGCATAGGAGGTTAAGGTGCCTGAAAGGGGAGGGCATGGCCCACGTGCCAACTGTGTATCTCCTACAGAGTTTCTTCATCTTTGCTGTCCTGTGTCAGTTTTTGGCCCCTGGTGCTGGAGGGTGGAGGTGGGGGTCTGCAGGGGTGAGATAGATgtggcagcaggctgggaggAGTGAGAGACTGGAGGAGGGAGTGGAATATGCCCTAGTTATCTCTGAGGCTCCTGTCTGGTTAAATACACCCTCTTTTAGTTCTGTGGGAACttcatttatataaatatatatataatttttttaaagcatttccaAGTAAGAATTGTGGGTCAGCTGAGCTTCTGGATGAGGTACAATTTTGGTGTAACCTGTTTCACTCAATGGGGCTgaaaggcagggaggcaggTTCAAAGCCTGGATAAAGTCACTGAGGCAACTCTTGCTTTCCTTGCAGAGGATGTAAATGGGGCCAGGTGAGGATGttatcttctcttttctgttgcATCTTCATTAAAAATGAGAGCAttaaaggagagggagaggaaacagTTGAGGCTTTTGCTTCTCAGTTGAGTAAAGTTAGTGtgggcagggcagtgctggtaTGGCTGTGCTGCCCCTCATAGCCCTGGCTCCCACTTCCTGTGAGTCAAAGTTTAAAACTGGAGCTGATATGTGGGAGTGAAAATGGCTCCTCCCCCTGCCTGCCTGGTTCTGCTGAGGCTGGAAGCCCTGGGCACCAGCCTGGAGCAAATTGCCACGTGGCACCTGTGTACAGATGAGGTGCTgctgtgaaaagcaggtgcttcAAAGCACCGTGAGCACAGCCTTGCTGCTTGGTTGAATGGCA from Corvus hawaiiensis isolate bCorHaw1 chromosome 2, bCorHaw1.pri.cur, whole genome shotgun sequence includes these protein-coding regions:
- the TPT1 gene encoding translationally-controlled tumor protein; this translates as MIIYRDCISQDEMFSDIYKIREVADGLCLEVEGKMVTRTEGQIDDSLIGGNASAEGPEGDGTEATVITGVDIVINHHLQETSFTKESYKKYIKDYMKAIKARLEEHKPERVKPFMTGAAEQIKHILANFKNYQFFVGENMNPDGMVALLDFREDGVTPYMIFFKDGLEIEKC